A region of Polynucleobacter sp. JS-Mosq-20-D10 DNA encodes the following proteins:
- the oxc gene encoding oxalyl-CoA decarboxylase translates to MTTDNQNTQVTDGFHLVIDALKANDLDTIFGLVGIPITDLCRLAQAEGLRFIGFRHEQHAGNAAAIAGYMTQKPGICMTVSAPGFLNGLTALANATVNCFPMILISGSSEREIVDLQQGDYEEMDQLNAAKPYCKAAYRINHIEDIGIGFARAIRAAVSGRPGGVYLDLPAQLLAQTMPVEEAKKSIFKVIDPVPRQIPAADAVERALNVLKGAKRPLILLGKGAAYAQADADIRTLIEKSGIPYLPMSMAKGLLPDNHPQSASTARSFVLAEADAVMLVGARLNWLLAHGKGKTWGKDPKKFIQIDIQSNEVDSNVQIDAPLIGDIGSVVGELLKGIASVPKPSAEWIGAINEKKDKNLAKMAETLAKEASPMNFHGALRAIRDVIKKNPDVNLVNEGANTLDYCRAIVDMYKPRKRFDSGTWGIMGIGMGYAIGAAVTSGLPTVAVEGDSAFGFSGMELETICRYNLPITTVVFNNNGVYRGTDVNPTGGADVAPTVFVKNARYDKMIEAFGGVGYYVTTPAELEAALTKAIAEGKPALINAVIDETAGTESGRLTNLNPSTAAGKK, encoded by the coding sequence ATGACAACAGATAATCAAAATACCCAAGTCACTGATGGTTTTCATCTCGTCATCGATGCTTTAAAAGCAAATGACTTAGACACCATTTTTGGTCTCGTTGGTATTCCAATTACCGACTTATGCCGTTTGGCTCAAGCTGAAGGTTTGCGCTTCATTGGTTTCCGTCATGAGCAGCATGCTGGCAATGCTGCAGCGATTGCAGGTTACATGACTCAAAAGCCTGGTATTTGCATGACTGTATCAGCGCCAGGTTTCTTGAACGGATTAACAGCATTGGCAAATGCCACTGTGAACTGCTTCCCAATGATTTTGATTTCTGGCTCAAGCGAGCGCGAGATTGTTGACTTGCAGCAAGGTGACTACGAAGAGATGGATCAGCTCAATGCAGCCAAGCCATATTGCAAAGCGGCATACCGTATTAATCACATTGAAGATATCGGCATCGGTTTTGCGCGCGCAATTCGCGCAGCTGTTTCTGGTCGTCCAGGCGGCGTCTACCTAGACTTGCCAGCACAGCTGTTAGCTCAAACAATGCCTGTTGAAGAAGCTAAGAAATCGATCTTCAAAGTAATCGATCCAGTTCCACGTCAAATTCCTGCGGCCGATGCTGTAGAGCGTGCATTGAATGTCCTAAAGGGTGCCAAGCGTCCATTGATTTTGTTGGGCAAGGGAGCTGCTTATGCTCAAGCCGATGCGGATATTCGTACATTGATTGAAAAGTCCGGCATTCCATATTTACCAATGTCGATGGCTAAAGGTTTGTTGCCAGACAACCACCCACAATCTGCTTCTACAGCGCGTTCGTTTGTATTGGCTGAGGCTGATGCGGTGATGTTGGTTGGTGCGCGCTTGAACTGGTTGCTTGCGCACGGTAAGGGTAAGACATGGGGCAAAGATCCTAAGAAATTTATTCAGATCGATATTCAATCAAATGAAGTGGATAGCAACGTACAAATCGATGCCCCATTGATTGGCGATATCGGCTCTGTTGTTGGTGAGCTCTTGAAAGGCATTGCTTCAGTTCCAAAGCCTTCTGCTGAGTGGATCGGCGCGATTAACGAGAAAAAAGATAAGAACTTGGCGAAGATGGCTGAGACATTAGCTAAGGAAGCCTCGCCAATGAACTTCCATGGCGCTTTGCGTGCCATTCGCGATGTGATCAAAAAGAACCCAGATGTGAACTTGGTGAACGAAGGTGCAAACACGCTCGACTATTGCCGCGCAATTGTTGATATGTACAAACCACGTAAGCGTTTTGACTCTGGCACTTGGGGCATTATGGGTATTGGTATGGGCTACGCCATTGGCGCAGCCGTAACGAGCGGCTTACCTACAGTTGCAGTTGAAGGCGATAGCGCATTTGGTTTTAGCGGTATGGAGTTAGAAACTATTTGCCGTTACAACCTGCCAATTACTACAGTTGTGTTTAACAACAACGGTGTTTACCGTGGTACTGACGTGAATCCTACTGGCGGTGCAGATGTGGCCCCAACAGTATTCGTGAAAAATGCCCGTTACGACAAAATGATTGAGGCGTTTGGCGGCGTTGGTTACTACGTAACTACCCCGGCGGAGTTAGAGGCTGCATTGACTAAAGCGATTGCTGAAGGCAAGCCTGCTTTGATTAATGCTGTGATTGATGAAACTGCTGGTACCGAAAGTGGACGCTTAACTAACTTGAATCCATCGACTGCTGCTGGTAAGAAGTAA
- the frc gene encoding formyl-CoA transferase, whose protein sequence is MTKPLDGIRIIDFTHVQAGPACTQLLAWYGADVIKVERPGSGDVTRSQLRDIPGADALYFTMLNGNKRSLTLDTKTQEGKEVLEKMIKTSDVMVENFGPGALDRMGFSWARIQELNPKMIMASVKGFSDGHSYEDLKVYENVAQCAGGAASTTGFWDGPPTVSAAALGDSNTGMHLAIGILTALMQRQKTGKGQKVSCSMQDAVLNLCRVKLRDQQRLDKIGYLEEYPQYPHGTFSDVVPRGGNAGGGGQPGWVLKCKGWETDPNAYIYFTIQGHAWEPITRAIGKPEWATDPAYMTAEARQDKIFDIFATIEEWLKDKTKYEAVDILRKFDIPCAPVLSMKELANSPDLRKSGSIVEVDHKVRGKYLTIGSPIKFSDLEIEVGPSPVLGEHTNEVLADLGYSADDIAKLHAAKAV, encoded by the coding sequence ATGACTAAACCATTAGACGGTATTCGTATCATCGATTTCACACACGTACAAGCTGGTCCTGCATGTACTCAGTTGTTGGCTTGGTACGGTGCTGACGTAATTAAAGTTGAGCGCCCAGGCTCTGGCGACGTAACTCGAAGCCAGTTGCGCGATATTCCAGGTGCAGATGCTTTGTACTTCACTATGTTGAACGGTAATAAGCGCTCATTGACTTTGGATACTAAGACTCAAGAAGGTAAAGAAGTTTTAGAGAAGATGATCAAGACTTCTGACGTCATGGTGGAGAACTTTGGCCCAGGCGCTTTGGATCGCATGGGTTTTAGCTGGGCGCGTATTCAGGAATTGAATCCAAAGATGATCATGGCTTCTGTAAAAGGCTTTAGCGATGGTCACTCATACGAAGACTTAAAAGTTTACGAGAACGTTGCTCAGTGTGCTGGCGGCGCCGCTTCTACAACTGGTTTCTGGGATGGTCCTCCAACAGTTTCTGCTGCTGCTTTAGGCGACAGCAATACTGGTATGCACTTAGCCATTGGTATTTTGACTGCATTGATGCAGCGTCAAAAAACTGGCAAGGGTCAAAAAGTATCTTGCTCAATGCAAGACGCTGTATTGAACTTGTGCCGCGTGAAGTTGCGCGACCAGCAACGTTTGGACAAGATTGGTTACCTCGAAGAGTACCCACAGTACCCACACGGTACATTCTCTGACGTAGTTCCACGTGGCGGTAACGCAGGTGGTGGCGGTCAGCCAGGTTGGGTGTTGAAGTGTAAGGGTTGGGAAACAGATCCAAACGCTTATATCTATTTCACAATTCAAGGTCATGCTTGGGAACCTATCACTCGTGCGATCGGTAAGCCAGAGTGGGCAACTGATCCAGCGTACATGACAGCGGAAGCTCGCCAGGACAAGATTTTTGACATCTTCGCAACAATCGAAGAGTGGCTCAAGGACAAGACTAAGTACGAAGCTGTGGACATCCTCCGCAAGTTCGATATTCCTTGCGCACCAGTTCTGTCAATGAAAGAATTGGCTAATTCACCTGACTTGCGTAAGAGTGGCTCTATCGTTGAAGTGGATCACAAGGTACGTGGTAAGTACTTGACTATCGGTAGCCCAATCAAGTTCTCTGATTTGGAAATCGAAGTGGGTCCATCACCAGTCTTGGGTGAGCACACGAATGAAGTATTGGCTGACCTCGGCTATAGCGCTGATGACATCGCTAAGTTGCATGCAGCAAAAGCAGTTTAA
- the frc gene encoding formyl-CoA transferase, which yields MAKALEGVKVLDFTHVQSGPTCTQLLAWFGADVIKVEKSGEGDATRGQLRDIPDADSLYFTMLNHNKRSITVNTKTPKGKEILERLIKECDVLVENFAPGALDRMGFSWERIQELNPMMIMASVKGFGPGPYQDCKVYENVAQCAGGSASTTGFDDGPPMVTGAQIGDSGTGLHLALGIVTALYQRTHSGRGQKVLAAMQDAVLNLCRVKLRDQQRLERNGLMQEYPQFPNGEFGESVPRAGNASGGGQPGWIVKCKGWETDPNSYMYVIVQAPVWEAVCKVIGREDWITDVRFASPMARLPHLMEIFGEIEKWTMTKTKFEVMDILNKYDIPCGPILSMKEIAEEPALRATGTVVEVDHPIRGKYLTVGNPIKMSDSPTDVTRSPLLGEHTDEILSELGYSTDELIALRHDKVI from the coding sequence ATGGCAAAAGCATTAGAAGGGGTCAAGGTTCTTGACTTCACACACGTTCAATCTGGCCCTACTTGTACTCAGCTGCTCGCTTGGTTTGGTGCCGATGTAATCAAAGTAGAAAAATCTGGTGAGGGTGATGCTACTCGTGGCCAATTGCGCGACATCCCGGATGCGGATAGTTTGTATTTCACAATGTTGAACCATAACAAGCGCTCAATTACAGTGAATACTAAAACCCCAAAAGGTAAAGAAATTCTAGAGCGCCTGATTAAAGAGTGTGATGTTTTAGTTGAGAACTTTGCTCCTGGCGCATTAGATCGCATGGGTTTTTCTTGGGAGCGAATTCAGGAACTTAATCCAATGATGATCATGGCCTCAGTAAAAGGTTTTGGTCCTGGCCCTTATCAGGACTGTAAAGTTTATGAGAACGTAGCACAGTGTGCTGGCGGCTCAGCATCGACCACAGGTTTTGATGATGGTCCTCCGATGGTGACTGGCGCGCAGATTGGTGATAGCGGCACTGGATTACATTTAGCTTTGGGTATCGTTACAGCTCTATATCAGCGAACACACTCTGGCCGTGGTCAAAAAGTATTGGCAGCGATGCAAGATGCTGTATTGAATTTATGTCGTGTGAAGCTACGCGACCAACAGCGCTTGGAGCGTAACGGTTTGATGCAAGAGTACCCACAGTTTCCAAACGGAGAGTTTGGTGAATCCGTGCCCCGTGCTGGCAATGCTTCTGGTGGCGGTCAACCAGGCTGGATTGTGAAATGCAAAGGTTGGGAAACAGATCCAAACTCCTATATGTACGTAATCGTACAAGCCCCAGTTTGGGAGGCAGTCTGCAAAGTGATTGGTCGCGAAGATTGGATTACCGATGTGCGTTTTGCATCACCAATGGCTCGCTTGCCACATTTGATGGAAATTTTCGGTGAAATTGAAAAATGGACGATGACTAAGACCAAGTTTGAAGTCATGGATATTCTGAATAAATACGATATCCCTTGCGGCCCAATTTTGTCTATGAAAGAGATCGCAGAAGAGCCAGCATTGCGTGCAACTGGAACTGTGGTTGAAGTAGATCATCCAATTCGTGGCAAGTACCTCACTGTAGGCAATCCAATCAAGATGTCTGACAGCCCAACTGATGTGACGCGTTCACCATTATTAGGTGAACATACTGATGAAATTCTGAGTGAACTGGGTTACTCAACCGATGAGTTGATCGCTCTACGCCACGATAAGGTGATTTAA
- a CDS encoding methionyl-tRNA formyltransferase: MRVALIGSADFGKAALEAFLDRGDEVVAVFCPPDNPKSTKPEVLKEAAIAKGLAPLQFASLKGPEAAQAMIESKADICVMAYVLQFVPQELCKIPKHGTIQYHPSLLPKYRGPSAINWAIALGEDKTGLTIFRPSDGLDEGEVILQKEVVIGPNDTLGKVYFDHLFPVGIKALLEAADLVVANQHQEVVQDESKANYEGWFGVDAAQIHWATHINQIYNLIRASNPAPGAWTKFGEQKVQIYDCHKHVVATFGAVKGKPGEITQITSDAFFVACHGGQIEVLKAKGAAGKVTGAQLAKELNLELGQFFTL; this comes from the coding sequence ATGCGAGTTGCGCTGATTGGTAGTGCTGATTTTGGTAAGGCAGCCTTAGAGGCTTTTTTGGATCGTGGCGATGAAGTCGTTGCCGTCTTTTGTCCGCCTGATAATCCAAAATCGACTAAGCCTGAAGTGCTGAAAGAGGCCGCAATTGCAAAGGGTTTAGCGCCTTTGCAATTTGCTTCTCTCAAAGGCCCGGAGGCAGCGCAAGCGATGATTGAAAGCAAGGCTGATATCTGCGTCATGGCTTATGTACTGCAGTTTGTTCCGCAAGAGCTTTGTAAGATACCAAAACACGGCACGATTCAATATCACCCATCACTACTGCCGAAATATCGCGGTCCTAGCGCCATTAACTGGGCGATTGCTTTGGGTGAAGATAAAACAGGTCTAACTATTTTCCGTCCATCTGATGGTTTGGACGAAGGCGAGGTGATCTTGCAAAAAGAGGTTGTGATTGGACCTAATGACACTTTAGGTAAGGTGTACTTTGATCATCTTTTCCCGGTTGGTATTAAAGCATTGCTTGAAGCTGCAGATCTAGTGGTTGCCAATCAGCATCAAGAAGTTGTTCAAGATGAATCTAAGGCAAATTATGAAGGTTGGTTTGGTGTTGATGCCGCTCAAATTCATTGGGCTACCCATATTAATCAGATCTACAACTTGATTCGCGCATCTAATCCGGCACCAGGTGCCTGGACTAAATTTGGTGAGCAAAAAGTGCAGATCTATGATTGCCATAAGCATGTAGTGGCTACCTTCGGTGCTGTTAAAGGTAAGCCTGGCGAAATCACCCAAATTACTTCGGACGCATTCTTCGTAGCTTGTCATGGAGGGCAGATTGAGGTCCTCAAGGCAAAAGGCGCTGCAGGGAAAGTTACGGGCGCCCAATTGGCTAAAGAGTTGAACTTAGAGCTAGGTCAGTTCTTTACACTGTAA
- a CDS encoding pyridoxamine 5'-phosphate oxidase family protein encodes MDKIKENNLYDVVKDFDDAMLVTHSARGIHARPMAIARLDESMMAYLLTDMNSIKVEEIRANPNALLTFQSARKFATVSGELTIDGDRTLIETLWKEIWKVWFPIGKSDPNIALLKFTPSEGEFWNNAGMQGFKYVYAAAKAYVSGERPKTDAEQHSKVNIT; translated from the coding sequence ATGGACAAGATCAAAGAAAATAATTTATATGATGTGGTTAAGGATTTTGATGACGCTATGTTAGTCACACATAGCGCTCGCGGAATTCATGCAAGGCCCATGGCAATAGCGCGACTTGATGAAAGTATGATGGCTTACCTCTTAACTGATATGAACTCTATTAAGGTTGAAGAGATTCGCGCCAACCCAAATGCTTTGCTCACCTTTCAAAGTGCTAGAAAATTTGCCACGGTGAGTGGTGAATTAACCATAGATGGTGATCGCACCTTAATTGAGACGCTGTGGAAAGAAATCTGGAAGGTATGGTTTCCAATTGGAAAATCTGACCCAAACATTGCATTGCTGAAATTTACTCCAAGCGAAGGGGAGTTTTGGAACAACGCAGGAATGCAGGGGTTTAAATACGTTTATGCCGCTGCCAAGGCTTATGTATCTGGGGAGAGGCCAAAAACAGATGCTGAGCAGCATTCCAAAGTGAATATAACCTAA
- the panC gene encoding pantoate--beta-alanine ligase, producing the protein MKIISDIQELRDHLRGQNRASFVPTMGNLHEGHLSLMRLARQHGDPVVASIFVNRLQFGPNEDFDSYPRTMQADIDKLEKEGVYILFAPTERDLYPQPQEYRVDPPQQLGDILEGEFRPGFFKGVCTVVLKLLSCVQPKVAVFGKKDYQQLMIIRQMAKQFALPVDIIPGETIRAEDGLALSSRNCYLSVEERLEAPELQKVLKEVREQVLQLNVRNIDVLSEIEKAAATQLAGRGWNPDYIAIRQQSDLAPSSNDRLQAGEPLVILTAAKLGKTRLIDNLEI; encoded by the coding sequence ATGAAAATTATTAGCGATATACAAGAGTTGCGCGACCACTTGCGCGGACAAAATCGCGCCTCCTTTGTGCCAACTATGGGCAATCTCCATGAAGGTCATTTATCACTGATGCGTCTTGCTAGGCAACATGGTGATCCGGTCGTCGCGAGCATCTTTGTTAACCGCCTACAATTTGGACCAAACGAAGATTTTGATAGCTACCCGCGTACCATGCAGGCGGATATCGATAAGCTCGAAAAAGAAGGCGTGTACATTTTGTTTGCACCAACCGAGCGCGACTTGTATCCACAGCCCCAAGAGTACCGAGTCGACCCACCACAGCAACTAGGTGACATCCTTGAGGGCGAATTCCGCCCCGGCTTCTTTAAAGGTGTTTGCACTGTTGTACTCAAGCTGCTGTCCTGCGTACAACCCAAAGTAGCAGTCTTCGGCAAAAAAGATTACCAGCAACTGATGATTATTCGCCAGATGGCAAAACAGTTTGCCCTCCCAGTTGATATCATCCCAGGGGAAACGATTCGCGCTGAAGATGGTCTTGCCCTCTCCTCTCGTAATTGCTATCTCTCCGTTGAAGAGCGTCTAGAGGCGCCTGAACTTCAAAAAGTCTTGAAGGAGGTACGGGAGCAAGTATTGCAATTAAATGTCCGTAACATCGATGTATTGTCGGAAATTGAAAAAGCCGCAGCTACGCAATTAGCTGGTCGTGGTTGGAATCCAGACTACATCGCCATACGCCAACAAAGCGATTTAGCACCTTCCTCAAATGACAGACTACAGGCTGGCGAACCATTAGTCATTCTGACGGCCGCCAAGCTGGGCAAAACACGTCTGATTGATAATTTAGAAATTTAA
- a CDS encoding ScpA family protein has product MSSAFAKLYGEPLFKLPTDLYIPPDALEVFLEAFEGPLDLLLYLIRKQNFNVLDIPMAQVTQQYLSYIDQIRHHNLELAAEYLLMAAMLIEIKSRMLLPMKKADSDEDVEDPRAELVRRLLEYERMKLAAQELDQIPQHGRDFQIAHGYVDTTVAVTWPEVNQDDLQMAWRDVLHRAKLNQHHTITREELSVRDFMTRILRRLQNTRFVEFGELFEEAIKSGKGIPIVIVNFIAMLELSREALVEITQAEPYAPIYVRLAYTPVA; this is encoded by the coding sequence ATGTCATCGGCATTCGCCAAACTATATGGTGAGCCGCTATTTAAGCTTCCCACAGATCTCTATATTCCGCCTGATGCTCTAGAAGTTTTTCTAGAGGCATTTGAAGGTCCGCTTGATCTTTTGCTTTACCTGATTCGTAAACAGAATTTCAATGTACTTGATATTCCAATGGCACAGGTGACTCAGCAGTATCTAAGTTACATCGATCAAATCCGCCATCACAACTTAGAGCTTGCCGCCGAGTATCTTTTAATGGCGGCCATGTTGATTGAGATTAAATCTCGCATGCTGTTGCCAATGAAGAAGGCTGATAGCGATGAAGATGTTGAAGATCCACGTGCAGAACTGGTTCGCCGCCTCTTAGAGTACGAGCGCATGAAGTTGGCTGCACAAGAGCTTGACCAAATTCCGCAACATGGGCGTGATTTCCAAATAGCTCATGGTTATGTTGATACCACCGTTGCAGTGACTTGGCCTGAGGTCAATCAAGATGATCTGCAAATGGCTTGGCGTGATGTGCTGCACCGTGCAAAACTGAACCAACACCATACGATTACCCGTGAGGAATTATCTGTTCGCGATTTCATGACACGCATCTTGCGTCGCCTACAAAACACACGCTTTGTCGAGTTTGGTGAGTTATTTGAAGAGGCCATCAAATCCGGCAAAGGTATTCCGATAGTCATCGTGAACTTCATTGCAATGCTAGAGCTCTCACGTGAGGCTTTAGTTGAAATTACTCAAGCAGAGCCATACGCTCCAATCTACGTTCGCCTTGCCTATACCCCTGTTGCATGA
- a CDS encoding DUF3460 family protein encodes MARYTSEFTQFLNELKSEKPDLEAGQQAGRALLWDREPLTTEDQHRAKAAKLKQRAYVYSND; translated from the coding sequence ATGGCTAGGTATACATCCGAATTCACCCAGTTCTTAAATGAGCTCAAATCCGAGAAACCAGATCTCGAAGCAGGTCAGCAAGCTGGTCGTGCACTCCTCTGGGATAGAGAGCCCTTGACTACCGAAGATCAACATCGCGCAAAGGCAGCTAAATTAAAACAACGCGCTTACGTGTATTCGAATGACTAA
- the metG gene encoding methionine--tRNA ligase — MSSPKRRLLVTSALPYANGQIHIGHLVEYVQTDIWVRFQRMRGHEVHYVGADDTHGTPIMLRAEKEGLTPKELIANVWKEHKRDFDDFLISFDNYYTTDSPENEKLSHSIYLKLRDAGLIEMRSIEQAYDPVKEMFLPDRFIKGECPKCGAKDQYGDSCEKCGATYSPTDLKNPFSVVSGATPIKKVSDHYFFKLSDPRCETFLRDWTQVRTPLQPEARNKMKEWVGQPGDSKLGDWDISRDAPYFGFEIPDAPGKYFYVWLDAPIGYYASFLNYCQAKGMNFEEWVRPDTTTEQYHFIGKDILYFHTLFWPATLHFAGYRTPTNVFAHGFLTVDGEKMSKSRGTLISAHSVIESGFNPEWFRYYFATKLNDSMEDLDLNLQDFVARVNSDLLGKYINIASRSAGFLVKRFGGVVSDAAMTNPLLTDLASAGEKIADLYEAREYAKALRTIMELADKVNAFVDENKPWEIAKDPQRESDLQRVCSVTLEAFRLLSLYLKPVLPQVTAGVEDFLSVPAMSWNDVKTPLSSQNLIKPYKHLMTRVEAPQIEALLAANL; from the coding sequence ATGAGTAGCCCCAAACGTCGTCTGCTAGTTACCTCCGCCTTACCTTATGCCAATGGCCAGATTCATATTGGGCATTTAGTGGAGTATGTCCAGACAGATATTTGGGTTCGCTTTCAGAGGATGCGTGGTCACGAAGTGCACTATGTTGGCGCTGATGATACCCACGGCACTCCGATTATGTTGCGTGCCGAAAAAGAGGGGCTCACTCCTAAAGAACTCATCGCGAATGTTTGGAAAGAGCACAAGCGCGACTTTGATGATTTCTTAATCTCGTTTGATAACTATTACACCACTGATAGCCCTGAGAATGAAAAGCTGTCTCACAGCATCTACCTCAAATTACGTGATGCCGGCTTAATTGAAATGCGCTCCATTGAACAAGCATACGATCCCGTTAAAGAAATGTTCTTGCCAGATCGCTTTATCAAAGGCGAGTGCCCTAAGTGTGGCGCCAAAGATCAGTACGGTGACTCTTGCGAAAAGTGTGGGGCAACCTATTCCCCAACCGATTTGAAAAACCCGTTCTCAGTAGTGAGCGGTGCAACACCCATTAAAAAAGTTTCCGATCATTATTTCTTTAAGTTATCCGATCCCCGCTGCGAAACCTTCTTACGTGACTGGACTCAGGTAAGAACCCCACTGCAACCTGAAGCTCGCAACAAAATGAAGGAATGGGTTGGACAACCTGGAGACAGTAAGTTAGGTGACTGGGATATCTCCCGTGATGCGCCCTACTTCGGCTTCGAAATTCCGGATGCACCAGGCAAATATTTCTATGTTTGGCTTGATGCTCCGATCGGCTACTATGCGAGCTTCCTCAATTACTGCCAAGCTAAAGGCATGAACTTTGAGGAATGGGTCAGGCCCGATACGACTACAGAGCAGTACCATTTCATCGGTAAAGATATTCTGTATTTCCACACACTCTTTTGGCCAGCAACTCTGCACTTTGCAGGTTACCGCACGCCAACCAATGTGTTTGCTCATGGCTTCCTCACGGTCGATGGTGAGAAGATGAGTAAATCACGTGGCACTTTAATTTCCGCACATAGCGTGATTGAGTCCGGCTTTAATCCAGAGTGGTTCCGTTATTACTTTGCAACTAAACTCAATGACAGTATGGAAGATTTAGATTTGAATCTCCAAGACTTTGTTGCTCGAGTAAACAGCGATCTTTTGGGTAAGTACATCAACATTGCGAGTCGTAGTGCCGGTTTCTTGGTTAAGCGTTTTGGTGGAGTGGTTTCTGATGCAGCGATGACTAATCCACTGCTGACTGACCTTGCATCTGCTGGTGAAAAAATTGCTGACCTGTATGAAGCTCGTGAATATGCCAAGGCATTGCGGACCATCATGGAATTGGCCGACAAGGTTAATGCTTTTGTGGATGAAAATAAACCTTGGGAAATCGCCAAAGATCCTCAGCGCGAGTCTGACTTACAACGAGTCTGCAGCGTCACCTTAGAGGCATTCCGTTTATTGAGTCTTTATCTAAAGCCAGTACTGCCACAAGTCACGGCTGGGGTTGAGGACTTCCTCTCTGTGCCAGCTATGTCTTGGAATGACGTTAAAACACCGCTCTCCAGCCAAAATCTGATCAAACCCTATAAACATCTCATGACGCGTGTTGAAGCGCCTCAAATCGAGGCTTTATTGGCTGCAAATCTCTAA
- a CDS encoding formate dehydrogenase accessory sulfurtransferase FdhD: MPHNIQMSHASVPLVHEVQVMDEAGRIKTTHIPGERPLTIYLDKREVVTLMTLGSAPEALVLGYLRNQRLVESPDDIASIQVDWETDSAAVKTHRSTVDIDALTSKRVVTTGCGQGTMFGGLIEEMAGIRLPDGPQLTQEAIVDLIDSIRVHDTIYKKSGSVHACAVFERDGNNNVRLLHFIEDVGRHNAVDSISGLMWLADKPGKDLIFFTTGRLTSEMVIKGAQMGIPFLMTRSGMTLMGLELARKTNLTLLSRCSGKHFEIFNAPERVIFSSPPVAS, translated from the coding sequence TTGCCCCACAACATTCAGATGTCTCACGCCTCCGTGCCCTTGGTGCACGAGGTGCAGGTCATGGATGAGGCAGGGCGCATCAAGACCACCCATATCCCCGGTGAGCGCCCTTTAACCATTTACTTAGATAAGCGGGAGGTGGTCACACTGATGACCTTGGGGAGTGCTCCTGAAGCTCTCGTTCTGGGCTATTTGCGTAATCAACGCCTAGTAGAGTCGCCAGATGATATTGCGAGTATTCAGGTGGATTGGGAAACGGATTCAGCGGCAGTCAAGACTCATCGCAGCACGGTCGATATCGATGCCCTCACCAGCAAGCGCGTTGTAACGACGGGCTGTGGCCAAGGCACCATGTTTGGTGGCTTGATTGAGGAGATGGCAGGGATCAGATTACCGGATGGCCCTCAGTTAACCCAAGAGGCCATCGTTGATCTGATTGATAGCATTCGAGTTCATGACACCATCTATAAAAAATCTGGCTCAGTTCACGCTTGCGCCGTGTTTGAGCGGGACGGCAACAACAACGTCCGCCTCTTGCATTTTATTGAGGATGTTGGGCGTCACAATGCCGTTGACTCAATCTCTGGGCTGATGTGGCTCGCAGACAAGCCAGGCAAAGACCTGATCTTCTTTACTACCGGACGCCTCACCTCCGAGATGGTCATTAAAGGCGCTCAGATGGGCATCCCCTTCCTAATGACTCGCTCTGGCATGACCTTAATGGGCTTGGAGCTTGCCCGCAAAACCAATCTCACCCTGCTATCCCGTTGTTCTGGGAAGCATTTTGAGATCTTTAACGCCCCAGAGAGGGTGATTTTTAGCTCTCCGCCTGTTGCCTCGTAA
- the dcd gene encoding dCTP deaminase, with product MTIKSDHWIRRMGEQGMISPFEPGQVRHDAAGQKIVSYGTSSYGYDIRCADEFKIFTNINSTIVDPKNFDEQSFVDFKGPVCIIPPNSFALARTVEYFKIPRSVLTVCVGKSTYARCGIIVNVTPFEPEWEGYVTLEFSNTTPLPAKIYAGEGCAQVLFFESDEVCGTSYKDRGGKYQGQVGVTLPKT from the coding sequence ATGACTATTAAATCTGACCACTGGATCCGCCGTATGGGCGAGCAAGGCATGATCAGCCCATTTGAACCTGGGCAGGTCCGCCATGATGCTGCCGGGCAAAAAATTGTGAGCTATGGCACTTCAAGCTATGGCTATGACATTCGTTGTGCTGATGAATTCAAGATTTTCACGAATATCAACAGCACTATCGTTGATCCCAAGAATTTCGATGAACAATCGTTTGTTGATTTCAAGGGTCCGGTTTGTATTATTCCGCCAAACTCTTTCGCTTTGGCAAGAACAGTTGAGTACTTCAAGATACCACGCAGTGTCTTAACGGTGTGCGTCGGTAAAAGTACGTATGCACGTTGCGGAATTATTGTGAACGTCACTCCATTCGAGCCTGAATGGGAGGGTTACGTCACACTCGAGTTTTCTAATACGACCCCATTGCCCGCAAAGATTTATGCTGGCGAAGGATGTGCACAAGTTCTGTTCTTTGAAAGCGATGAAGTGTGTGGCACATCGTACAAAGATCGTGGCGGTAAGTATCAAGGCCAAGTCGGCGTTACTCTGCCAAAGACTTAA